A genomic stretch from Candidatus Methanomassiliicoccus intestinalis Issoire-Mx1 includes:
- a CDS encoding 30S ribosomal protein S13, which produces MAEETKSKKADKKSKPEDQAKDENFRYIVRILNTDVDGNKNIILGLQSVKGVGSRVARIVAKRTGIPTDEIFGNLSEEQTTEIENVLNSYIEFAPAWAINRQCDIETGEDMHLYGQNLELTNKDDINRLKMIKCYRGRRHEQGQKVRGQRTRSNGRTGLTMGVSRTKNQPGSK; this is translated from the coding sequence ATGGCAGAAGAAACTAAATCAAAGAAAGCGGACAAGAAGTCCAAGCCTGAAGATCAGGCGAAGGATGAAAACTTCCGCTATATCGTTCGTATCTTAAATACGGATGTGGACGGTAACAAGAATATTATCTTGGGTTTGCAGTCCGTCAAAGGGGTTGGATCCAGAGTTGCTAGAATTGTAGCAAAGAGAACTGGTATACCAACTGATGAAATCTTTGGAAATCTTTCTGAAGAGCAGACAACCGAGATTGAAAATGTATTGAATTCTTACATAGAATTCGCACCTGCTTGGGCAATTAACAGGCAGTGTGATATTGAGACAGGCGAAGACATGCATTTGTATGGTCAGAACCTCGAGTTGACAAATAAAGATGATATTAACAGGCTGAAAATGATTAAATGCTACCGTGGTCGCAGGCACGAGCAGGGACAGAAAGTTCGCGGTCAGAGAACCCGGTCCAACGGAAGGACTGGCCTCACTATGGGTGTTAGCAGGACCAAAAACCAGCCTGGTTCAAAGTAA